A DNA window from Candidatus Sulfidibacterium hydrothermale contains the following coding sequences:
- a CDS encoding glycine zipper domain-containing protein — MKNIKYILPAFFFLIGFSSLKAQNKAANNTIAKGLGLYVFPSKGQDKDRQELDEYKCYKWAKEQTGVDPINPPKVQAKQADRSPDGTAVVGAAGGAAAGAAIGAIAGDAGKGAAIGAILGGLRGRRAKVVGDQMEQHHYNQQAAAKEKALMDSFKKAFSACMEGKGYTVK, encoded by the coding sequence ATGAAAAACATAAAATATATTTTACCGGCTTTTTTCTTTTTGATTGGTTTTTCTTCTCTTAAAGCACAAAATAAAGCCGCCAACAACACCATAGCAAAAGGCTTGGGGCTGTATGTTTTTCCGTCAAAAGGGCAGGACAAAGACCGGCAGGAATTAGATGAATATAAATGTTACAAATGGGCCAAAGAACAAACCGGTGTTGATCCGATAAATCCTCCCAAAGTGCAGGCTAAACAAGCCGATCGTTCGCCAGATGGAACGGCTGTGGTTGGAGCAGCCGGGGGCGCTGCTGCCGGAGCCGCTATTGGCGCTATCGCTGGTGATGCCGGAAAAGGAGCAGCCATCGGCGCTATTTTGGGCGGCCTGCGGGGCAGAAGAGCCAAAGTAGTTGGCGACCAGATGGAACAACATCATTATAACCAGCAGGCAGCAGCCAAAGAAAAGGCACTGATGGATAGCTTTAAAAAGGCTTTTTCTGCCTGTATGGAAGGAAAAGGTTATACCGTGAAATAA
- a CDS encoding nuclear transport factor 2 family protein, whose translation MKKLFIIFLFTLPFFIGCSSNNNSRAVQNIQVVEKYVQSVENLDYKTMASLLDDHYWGYGPAYGDSINKQQALKQWKYNVEHLYKSIHYNKSRSVAMTIKDGVNYGDWVSNWGELHIVFKDGKTVNLWANTIYKVKNGKIVKSYTFYDEADALQQLGYVFVNPADL comes from the coding sequence ATGAAAAAGTTGTTTATTATTTTTCTGTTCACATTGCCCTTTTTTATCGGTTGTTCTTCGAACAATAACAGCCGTGCCGTTCAAAACATTCAAGTCGTGGAAAAATATGTTCAATCGGTTGAAAACCTTGATTATAAGACCATGGCTTCGTTGTTGGATGATCATTATTGGGGCTATGGCCCGGCATACGGCGATTCCATTAATAAGCAGCAGGCACTGAAACAATGGAAGTACAATGTAGAGCATCTGTACAAAAGTATCCATTACAATAAATCGCGGAGTGTGGCCATGACCATAAAAGACGGTGTTAATTACGGTGACTGGGTTTCTAACTGGGGAGAACTGCACATTGTTTTCAAAGACGGCAAGACTGTCAATTTATGGGCCAACACCATTTATAAAGTCAAAAACGGGAAAATCGTTAAGAGTTATACTTTTTACGATGAAGCAGATGCTTTACAGCAGTTGGGATATGTTTTTGTTAATCCGGCTGATCTGTAA
- a CDS encoding alpha-L-fucosidase, with protein MKRIFTFLFVVLFSAGVLAQKNNSTAQRLAWFKNAKLGIFIHWGIYSVDGITASWPMKWKKMSWEDYMKQSTGFTAKNYHPDQWAQLFKEAGARYAVLTTKHHDGFALWPTRYSKLNCVDHSPAKRDLIGPYAEAMRKAGIKVGFYFSLLDWSNKDYHVDFPRPEKTLKKLYPQPAWEKHLNAHQRFLRFMFGQLSELSHRYHPDLFWFDGDWEHPAEWWQAQSLKDSLLTWDKKVVVNGRLRGYGDYQTPEQGIPTTPPKGPWEFCMTINDHWGYVPSDTNYKPAAQIIRTFVKIISEGGNLLLDVGPKPDGTIDSADVRILKTLGAWIRRNKEAVYGSTAGLPPGHFYGPTLLSKDKKTLYLALFGQPKDYIGLAGVRNKILNIRVLGTDKTLKWVRNGGAKWKNIPGLLRIEAPSSKDLDPYVTILAVDLEGPIDIYQ; from the coding sequence ATGAAACGAATCTTTACTTTTCTTTTTGTTGTGTTGTTCTCTGCCGGCGTATTGGCACAAAAAAACAATTCAACAGCACAGCGCCTGGCCTGGTTTAAAAATGCCAAACTGGGGATATTTATCCACTGGGGGATTTATTCGGTGGACGGGATTACCGCCAGCTGGCCCATGAAATGGAAAAAAATGAGCTGGGAAGATTACATGAAACAGTCGACCGGATTTACGGCTAAGAATTACCATCCTGACCAGTGGGCGCAACTGTTTAAAGAAGCCGGAGCCCGTTATGCGGTGCTTACCACCAAACATCACGATGGATTTGCGCTTTGGCCTACCCGGTATAGCAAGCTGAACTGTGTAGATCATTCACCGGCCAAGAGAGATTTAATCGGTCCGTATGCGGAAGCCATGCGTAAGGCAGGAATTAAAGTCGGTTTTTATTTTTCGCTACTCGACTGGTCTAATAAAGATTATCATGTAGATTTTCCCCGGCCTGAAAAAACGTTGAAAAAGCTGTATCCGCAGCCGGCCTGGGAAAAACACCTGAATGCACATCAACGTTTTTTGCGGTTTATGTTTGGCCAGCTTTCCGAATTATCGCACCGGTATCATCCTGATCTGTTTTGGTTCGATGGCGACTGGGAACATCCGGCAGAGTGGTGGCAGGCACAATCGTTGAAAGATTCGTTACTGACCTGGGACAAGAAAGTAGTTGTCAATGGCCGGTTGCGGGGTTATGGCGATTATCAAACTCCGGAGCAGGGTATTCCGACCACGCCGCCCAAAGGTCCCTGGGAATTCTGCATGACCATTAACGACCATTGGGGTTATGTTCCGTCGGATACGAATTATAAACCGGCAGCCCAAATTATCCGGACATTTGTGAAAATTATTTCCGAAGGTGGAAATCTCCTGTTGGATGTGGGGCCTAAACCTGACGGAACGATTGACAGTGCCGATGTCCGGATTCTGAAAACACTGGGTGCCTGGATTCGCCGGAACAAAGAGGCGGTTTACGGTAGCACCGCCGGATTACCGCCTGGTCATTTTTATGGTCCTACGTTACTTTCAAAAGATAAAAAGACGTTGTATCTGGCGTTGTTCGGTCAGCCGAAAGATTATATCGGGTTAGCCGGTGTGAGAAATAAAATTTTGAATATCAGAGTGCTCGGTACGGATAAAACATTAAAATGGGTGCGTAATGGCGGGGCCAAGTGGAAAAATATTCCCGGATTACTTCGTATTGAAGCACCTTCTTCCAAAGATCTTGATCCATACGTAACGATCCTTGCTGTGGATTTGGAAGGGCCTATTGATATTTATCAATAG
- a CDS encoding nucleoside kinase, with product MKKLKEFTVYCENTKTEKKYPFGTTLSDIIEDQKVDIGEDILGAMVNNTLKELDYLIYKPKTVRFIGYSHPDGQRMYTRSLSMVLFKAVVDLYPNYKLKIEHTVSKGLYCELEGLSVNGNHEEVVDKLHQRMREIIEQDIPFEREELRTEIALRIFEEFGLEDKCTLMRTRKQFYSSVYKLDDVINYFYGYLVPSTGYLKKFSLVKYYKGMLLVLPKKDNPDELEEIIIQNKLFDIFQEFKEWVEIIGVPYVGRLNELTLERKIGDIIKVSEALQEKKLACIADMIQKRETARVVFISGPSSSGKTTFAKRLGIQLKVIGFQPVVISMDNYFVDRELTPRDENGNYDFESPHALDIKLFNQNILDLLAGKEIDLPKFSFQEGKRYYDGTKLKMEKNSIIVVEGIHGLNPEISAMIPKDRKFKVYVSALTPLSIDANNRIPTTDNRLIRRMVRDSKYRGYSALETLQRWPSVRKGEEKHIFPYQEEADIMFNTALVFELGVLKRWAEPLLREVPPNVPEYSEARRLLKFLSYLVPINAREIPPTSILREFLDGSSFHYS from the coding sequence ATGAAAAAATTAAAAGAGTTTACCGTTTATTGCGAAAACACCAAAACGGAAAAAAAATATCCTTTCGGGACAACCTTAAGCGATATCATTGAAGACCAGAAAGTGGATATCGGAGAAGACATCCTTGGTGCCATGGTCAACAATACGCTGAAAGAGTTGGATTATCTGATTTACAAACCTAAAACCGTCCGGTTTATCGGTTATAGCCATCCGGACGGACAACGCATGTACACCCGTTCGCTCTCCATGGTCCTTTTTAAAGCTGTGGTCGACTTGTATCCTAATTACAAATTAAAAATCGAACATACCGTTTCAAAAGGATTATATTGTGAGCTGGAAGGACTTTCTGTCAATGGAAATCACGAAGAAGTGGTGGACAAACTCCATCAACGGATGCGTGAAATCATCGAACAGGATATTCCGTTTGAACGGGAAGAATTACGAACAGAGATTGCTTTACGGATCTTCGAAGAGTTTGGGCTGGAAGATAAATGCACACTGATGCGTACCCGCAAACAGTTTTACAGTTCAGTGTATAAGCTCGATGATGTAATCAACTATTTTTACGGTTATCTGGTCCCTTCAACCGGTTATCTGAAGAAGTTTTCTCTGGTTAAATATTACAAAGGGATGTTGCTGGTTTTGCCTAAAAAAGACAACCCGGATGAGCTGGAAGAAATCATTATTCAAAACAAACTGTTTGATATTTTCCAGGAATTCAAAGAGTGGGTGGAGATTATCGGAGTTCCTTATGTAGGCAGGCTGAACGAGCTAACACTGGAACGGAAAATCGGCGATATTATCAAAGTATCAGAAGCTTTACAAGAGAAAAAACTGGCCTGCATTGCCGACATGATTCAAAAAAGGGAAACCGCCCGTGTGGTCTTTATTTCCGGCCCGTCATCATCGGGGAAAACCACTTTTGCCAAACGGTTGGGAATACAATTAAAAGTTATTGGTTTTCAACCGGTAGTTATTTCCATGGACAACTATTTTGTGGATCGCGAACTCACCCCGCGTGATGAAAACGGAAATTATGATTTTGAAAGTCCGCATGCGCTGGATATCAAGCTCTTCAATCAAAATATATTGGATCTGCTGGCCGGAAAAGAAATCGATCTTCCCAAATTTTCTTTCCAGGAAGGAAAACGGTATTACGATGGTACCAAACTGAAAATGGAAAAGAACAGCATCATTGTGGTAGAAGGTATTCATGGATTAAATCCGGAAATTTCGGCGATGATTCCAAAAGACCGCAAATTCAAGGTATATGTTTCTGCTTTAACGCCACTGAGCATTGATGCCAACAACCGGATTCCCACTACCGACAACCGGCTGATACGCCGCATGGTACGCGATTCAAAGTACAGAGGATATTCGGCACTGGAAACTTTACAACGCTGGCCCAGCGTACGGAAAGGAGAAGAAAAACATATTTTCCCTTATCAGGAAGAAGCCGACATTATGTTTAACACGGCCCTTGTTTTTGAATTGGGGGTTTTAAAACGTTGGGCCGAACCATTGTTACGCGAAGTACCGCCGAATGTTCCGGAATATTCTGAAGCCCGCCGGCTGCTCAAATTCCTCTCATACCTTGTTCCTATCAATGCAAGGGAAATTCCCCCCACCTCTATTCTTCGCGAATTTCTGGACGGAAGCAGCTTCCATTATTCTTAA